The Phaenicophaeus curvirostris isolate KB17595 chromosome 27, BPBGC_Pcur_1.0, whole genome shotgun sequence genome has a segment encoding these proteins:
- the PDLIM2 gene encoding PDZ and LIM domain protein 2 isoform X1, giving the protein MPRLPAHPEPPAAMPVTVTLAGPAPWGFRITGGRDFGKPITVSKVMERGKAAAGDLRPGDIIVTINGDSAAEMLNVEAQNKIKQSLGQLQLQVERSPVPPPNHPNGSTSPERLAARFQAALRTQDKNQGALRASCSNPASLSSSWSPQPLEEELTCPGLHQNRGSLSRQNSSPGSVLPLPPRPPSPGVPPNPCESYRERRRSSSSPSPCNSLGSEPAMRRLEEDSEVYKMLQENRELRAAPRQSSTFRMLQEALEEEGGAGPAAPFPSRLSPSARKPVAGVQKLHVCEKCGSTIATQAVRIRDGRYRHASCYACADCGLNLKMRGHFWAGDELYCEKHARLRYQGGPGGPATPPVSPNA; this is encoded by the exons ATGCCCCGGCTCCCTGCCCACCCAGAGCCACCCGCTGCCATGCCGGTGACGGTCACCCTCGCTGGTCCAGCCCCGTGGGGCTTCCGCATCACCGGAGGAAGAGATTTTGGGAAACCCATCACCGTCTCCAAG GTGATGGAGCGCGGGAAGGCGGCCGCGGGCGACCTCCGGCCAGGGGACATCATCGTCACCATCAACGGGGACAGCGCGGCCGAGATGCTCAACGTGGAGGCGCAGAATAAGATCAAGCAGAGCCTGgggcagctccagctgcaggtgGAGAG gtccccagtgccacctccGAACCACCCCAATGGGAGCACCTCACCGGAGAGGCTCGCCGCACGCTTCCAG gctGCGCTGCGGACACAGGATAAAAACCAGGGTGCCCTGAGAGCCTCGTGCTCCAACCCCGCgtccctcagcagcagctggag CCCACAGCCCCTGGAGGAGGAGCTCACCTGTCCCGGCCTCCACCAG AATCGAGGGAGCTTGAGCCGCCAGAACAGCTCGCCAGGGTCGGTCCTGCCTCTCCCCCCGCGCCCACCCTCCCCgggggtccccccaaacccctgtgAATCCTACAGAGAGCGGCGCCGCTCTTcgtcctcccccagcccctgcaaCAG CCTGGGCTCGGAGCCGGCCATGCGGCGCTTGGAGGAGGATTCCGAAGTCTACAAGATGCTGCAGGAGAACCGGGAGCTGCGGGCGGCCCCGCGCCAATCCAGCACCTTCCGCATGCTGCAGGAGGCTCTGGAAGAGGAGGGTGGAG CtggtcctgcagccccttttccCAGCCGGCTCTCGCCCAGCGCCCGCAAGCCCGTGGCCGGAGTCCAGAAGCTGCACGTCTGCGAGAAGTGCGGCAGCACCATCGC GACGCAGGCGGTGCGGATCCGGGACGGCCGCTACCGGCACGCGTCCTGCTACGCCTGCGCCGACTGCGGCCTCAACCTGAAGATGCGAGGCCACTTCTGGGCGGGTGACGAGCTCTACTGCGAGAAACACGCCCGCCTGCGCTACCAGGGGGGCCCGGGGGGCCCCGCCACGCCCCCCGTCTCCCCCAACGCCTGA
- the PDLIM2 gene encoding PDZ and LIM domain protein 2 isoform X2 encodes MPVTVTLAGPAPWGFRITGGRDFGKPITVSKVMERGKAAAGDLRPGDIIVTINGDSAAEMLNVEAQNKIKQSLGQLQLQVERSPVPPPNHPNGSTSPERLAARFQAALRTQDKNQGALRASCSNPASLSSSWSPQPLEEELTCPGLHQNRGSLSRQNSSPGSVLPLPPRPPSPGVPPNPCESYRERRRSSSSPSPCNSLGSEPAMRRLEEDSEVYKMLQENRELRAAPRQSSTFRMLQEALEEEGGAGPAAPFPSRLSPSARKPVAGVQKLHVCEKCGSTIATQAVRIRDGRYRHASCYACADCGLNLKMRGHFWAGDELYCEKHARLRYQGGPGGPATPPVSPNA; translated from the exons ATGCCGGTGACGGTCACCCTCGCTGGTCCAGCCCCGTGGGGCTTCCGCATCACCGGAGGAAGAGATTTTGGGAAACCCATCACCGTCTCCAAG GTGATGGAGCGCGGGAAGGCGGCCGCGGGCGACCTCCGGCCAGGGGACATCATCGTCACCATCAACGGGGACAGCGCGGCCGAGATGCTCAACGTGGAGGCGCAGAATAAGATCAAGCAGAGCCTGgggcagctccagctgcaggtgGAGAG gtccccagtgccacctccGAACCACCCCAATGGGAGCACCTCACCGGAGAGGCTCGCCGCACGCTTCCAG gctGCGCTGCGGACACAGGATAAAAACCAGGGTGCCCTGAGAGCCTCGTGCTCCAACCCCGCgtccctcagcagcagctggag CCCACAGCCCCTGGAGGAGGAGCTCACCTGTCCCGGCCTCCACCAG AATCGAGGGAGCTTGAGCCGCCAGAACAGCTCGCCAGGGTCGGTCCTGCCTCTCCCCCCGCGCCCACCCTCCCCgggggtccccccaaacccctgtgAATCCTACAGAGAGCGGCGCCGCTCTTcgtcctcccccagcccctgcaaCAG CCTGGGCTCGGAGCCGGCCATGCGGCGCTTGGAGGAGGATTCCGAAGTCTACAAGATGCTGCAGGAGAACCGGGAGCTGCGGGCGGCCCCGCGCCAATCCAGCACCTTCCGCATGCTGCAGGAGGCTCTGGAAGAGGAGGGTGGAG CtggtcctgcagccccttttccCAGCCGGCTCTCGCCCAGCGCCCGCAAGCCCGTGGCCGGAGTCCAGAAGCTGCACGTCTGCGAGAAGTGCGGCAGCACCATCGC GACGCAGGCGGTGCGGATCCGGGACGGCCGCTACCGGCACGCGTCCTGCTACGCCTGCGCCGACTGCGGCCTCAACCTGAAGATGCGAGGCCACTTCTGGGCGGGTGACGAGCTCTACTGCGAGAAACACGCCCGCCTGCGCTACCAGGGGGGCCCGGGGGGCCCCGCCACGCCCCCCGTCTCCCCCAACGCCTGA
- the C27H8orf58 gene encoding uncharacterized protein C8orf58 homolog isoform X1: MLRHRGAFTLQPPRRDGPWETVESCVVLTSTSVYRRLQDPPQQPQGGLSSWGPPRIPRSPRSPSASGRLLKSESEDSGVEMASHEHSPSTPLSSESSFSLDGFPPEKTNPREDPDPEPSRPPRSRSASKKLVQAAQRSRRQRCQRQLSRPSANTAEPREPQEPEEPNVEDPNASAVPEAALPVPGQGLRYLEHVCQMLERLARLQQDNRLLRQQAVGARRTRPDTTPVREPAGKDTATWRAERFRPRSCSDSQTPAPDPEPCQRTWGHSASSPSLLDPSESAVGAPTADKDGRSHWGRVKVLLTRLTRRSLRGGRCR, from the exons ATGCTTCGCCACCGTGGAGCGTTCACACTGCAGCCTCCCCGTCGCG ATGGTCCCTGGGAGACAGTGGAGAGCTGCGTGGTGCTCACTTCCACCAGCGTCTACCGCCGGCTGCAGGACCCCCCTCAGCAGCCCCAGGGGGGGCTGAGctcctggggacccccccgaaTCCCCCGCTCCCCTAGAAGCCCCTCGGCAAGCGGGCGGCTCCTCAAGTCAGAGTCTGAGGACTCCGGGGTGGAGATGGCGAGCCACGAGCACTCGCCTTCCACCCCGTTGAGCTCGGAGAGCAGCTTCTCCCTTGATGGTTTCCCACCGGAGAAGACCAACCCAAGAGAGGATCCGGACCCCGAGCCCTCCCGGCCGCCCCGTAGCCGCTCGGCCAGCAAGAAGCTGGTGCAGGCGGCGCAGCGGAGCCGGAGGCAGCGGTGCCAGCGCCAGCTCAGCCGCCCCAGCGCCAACACGGCCGAACCGCGGGAACCTCAGGAACCAGAGGAACCCAACGTGGAGGATCCCAACGCATCG GCTGTGCCGGAGGCGGCGCTGCCCGTGCCGGGGCAGGGGCTGCGGTACCTGGAGCACGTCTGCCAGATGTTGGAGCGCTTGGCCCGGCTGCAGCAGGACAACCGGCTCCTCCGGCAGCAGGCGGTGGGTGCCCGGCGCACCCGCCCCGACACCACG CCCGTCCGGGAGCCAGCGGGGAAGGATACGGCCACGTGGAGGGCTGAGCGGTTCCGACCGCGCTCCTGCTCCGACAGCCAAACTCCAG CGCCGGACCCCGAGCCGTGCCAGAGGACGTGGGGGCACTCGGCCAGTTCTCCCAGCCTGCTGGACCCCTCCGAGAGTGCGGTGGGTGCCCCGACAGCGGACAAG GACGGGCGCTCGCACTGGGGGCGGGTGAAGGTGCTGCTCACCCGCCTGACGCGCCGCTCGCTGCGGGGCGGCCGGTGCAGGTAG
- the C27H8orf58 gene encoding uncharacterized protein C8orf58 homolog isoform X2, whose translation MWGGSRAVWKRRFSCYGPWETVESCVVLTSTSVYRRLQDPPQQPQGGLSSWGPPRIPRSPRSPSASGRLLKSESEDSGVEMASHEHSPSTPLSSESSFSLDGFPPEKTNPREDPDPEPSRPPRSRSASKKLVQAAQRSRRQRCQRQLSRPSANTAEPREPQEPEEPNVEDPNASAVPEAALPVPGQGLRYLEHVCQMLERLARLQQDNRLLRQQAVGARRTRPDTTPVREPAGKDTATWRAERFRPRSCSDSQTPAPDPEPCQRTWGHSASSPSLLDPSESAVGAPTADKDGRSHWGRVKVLLTRLTRRSLRGGRCR comes from the exons ATGTGGGGTGGCTCCCGCGCCGTCTGGAAAAGGAGGTTCAGCTGCT ATGGTCCCTGGGAGACAGTGGAGAGCTGCGTGGTGCTCACTTCCACCAGCGTCTACCGCCGGCTGCAGGACCCCCCTCAGCAGCCCCAGGGGGGGCTGAGctcctggggacccccccgaaTCCCCCGCTCCCCTAGAAGCCCCTCGGCAAGCGGGCGGCTCCTCAAGTCAGAGTCTGAGGACTCCGGGGTGGAGATGGCGAGCCACGAGCACTCGCCTTCCACCCCGTTGAGCTCGGAGAGCAGCTTCTCCCTTGATGGTTTCCCACCGGAGAAGACCAACCCAAGAGAGGATCCGGACCCCGAGCCCTCCCGGCCGCCCCGTAGCCGCTCGGCCAGCAAGAAGCTGGTGCAGGCGGCGCAGCGGAGCCGGAGGCAGCGGTGCCAGCGCCAGCTCAGCCGCCCCAGCGCCAACACGGCCGAACCGCGGGAACCTCAGGAACCAGAGGAACCCAACGTGGAGGATCCCAACGCATCG GCTGTGCCGGAGGCGGCGCTGCCCGTGCCGGGGCAGGGGCTGCGGTACCTGGAGCACGTCTGCCAGATGTTGGAGCGCTTGGCCCGGCTGCAGCAGGACAACCGGCTCCTCCGGCAGCAGGCGGTGGGTGCCCGGCGCACCCGCCCCGACACCACG CCCGTCCGGGAGCCAGCGGGGAAGGATACGGCCACGTGGAGGGCTGAGCGGTTCCGACCGCGCTCCTGCTCCGACAGCCAAACTCCAG CGCCGGACCCCGAGCCGTGCCAGAGGACGTGGGGGCACTCGGCCAGTTCTCCCAGCCTGCTGGACCCCTCCGAGAGTGCGGTGGGTGCCCCGACAGCGGACAAG GACGGGCGCTCGCACTGGGGGCGGGTGAAGGTGCTGCTCACCCGCCTGACGCGCCGCTCGCTGCGGGGCGGCCGGTGCAGGTAG
- the CCAR2 gene encoding cell cycle and apoptosis regulator protein 2 isoform X2, with the protein MLEPLTVSSGLRDEGLGTTDEGADGGALSDQRHIPFPPAIPAPPRSSAPAPALLHPTLLLLGKVSHNVTVLHLGQMLEKAEPPALPGEQNPHAGGRAG; encoded by the exons ATGCTGGAGCCCCTCACAGTGTCGTCGGGTCTGCGTGATGAAGGGCTGGGTACCACAGATGAAGGTGCTGATGGAGGAGCTCTCTCTGACCAG CGGCACATCCCGTTCCCACCCGCCATCCCTGCGCCTCCTcggagctcagcgcctgctccagCCTTGCTGCATCccaccctgctcctgctgggaaAG GTCTCCCACAACGTCACAGTGCTCCACCTGGGACAGATGCTGGAGAAAGCGGAGCCACCAGCTCTACCTGGAGAGCAAAATCCACATGCTGGAGGGCGAGCTGG ATAA
- the CCAR2 gene encoding cell cycle and apoptosis regulator protein 2 isoform X1, with translation MVAELFQEMLQQDFGYKHYKALLVLLKEELVEARNPEPERASRTVKEAEQTLGLPQRHSAPPGTDAGESGATSSTWRAKSTCWRASWIKNRYPTDLHQQRAKSACLDITSWNH, from the exons ATGGTTGCTGAGCTCTtccaggagatgctgcagcaggaTTTTGGCTACAAGCACTACAAGGCGCTGCTGGTCTTGCTGAAGGAAGAGCTGGTAGAGGCCAGGAACCCAGAGCCAGAAAGGGCTTCCAGAACAGTGAAGGAGGCTGAGCAGACGTTAG GTCTCCCACAACGTCACAGTGCTCCACCTGGGACAGATGCTGGAGAAAGCGGAGCCACCAGCTCTACCTGGAGAGCAAAATCCACATGCTGGAGGGCGAGCTGG ATAAAGAACCGATATCCAACTGATCTCCACCAGCAGAGAGCGAAGTCTGCCTGCTTGGACATCACATCGTGGAATCATTGA